Proteins encoded within one genomic window of Gadus chalcogrammus isolate NIFS_2021 chromosome 6, NIFS_Gcha_1.0, whole genome shotgun sequence:
- the LOC130384617 gene encoding surfeit locus protein 4-like: MGHNDLMGQAEDVADQFLRLTKQYLPHLARLCLISTFLEDGVRMWFQWSEQSDYISATWNCGWFLASCFVLINLLGQLGSCVLILSRNLVQYACFALFGIIALQTVAYSILWDVKFLMRNLALGGGLLLLLAESRGEGKSMFAGVPSLGESSPKQYMQLGGRVLLVLMFMTLLHFELNLITILQNLVGTALIVLVAVGFKTKLAALTLVLWLAWINLFFNAFWTVPTYKPMHDFLKYDFFQTTSVIGGLLLVVALGPGGVSMDEKKKEW; encoded by the exons ATGGGACACAACGACCTGATGGGCCAGGCGGAGGATGTAGCGGACCAG TTTCTGCGTCTCACCAAGCAGTATCTTCCCCACTTGGCGCGCTTGTGTCTGATCAGCACCTTCCTGGAGGACGGGGTGAGGATGTGGTTCCAGTGGTCAGAGCAGAGCGACTACATCTCGGCCACGTGGAACTGTGGCTGGTTCCTGGCCTCCTGCTTCGTCCTCATCAACCTGCTGGGGCAGCTGG GTAGCTGTGTATTGATCCTCAGCAGGAATTTGGTTCAGTATGCCTGCTTTGCTCTGTTTGGAATCATTGCCCTGCAG aCTGTGGCATACAGTATACTCTGGGATGTGAAGTTCCTCATGAG GAACCTGGCTCTGGGAGGCGGGCTGCTACTGCTATTGGCTGAGAGCCGGGGCGAGGGGAAGAGCATGTTTGCCGGGGTGCCGTCTCTCGGGGAGAGCTCCCCCAAACAGTACATGCAGCTGGGGGGGCGTGTCCTCCTGGTTCTGATGTTCATGACCCTACTGCACTTTGAGTTGAACCTCATCACT atccTGCAGAACCTGGTGGGCACGGCGCTGATCGTGCTGGTGGCGGTGGGCTTCAAGACCAAGCTGGCGGCGCTGACGCTGGTGCTGTGGCTGGCCTGGATCAACCTGTTCTTCAACGCCTTCTGGACGGTGCCCACCTACAAGCCCATGCACGACTTCCTCAAGTACGACTTCTTCCAGACCACCTCGGTGATCGGGggcctgctgctggtggtggccctggggcccgggggggtcTCCATGgacgagaagaagaaggagtggtga